Genomic window (Daucus carota subsp. sativus chromosome 5, DH1 v3.0, whole genome shotgun sequence):
CATTCGGATGTGGCCCCTTCAAGCTCCAAAGCACAAACAAGCAAGACAAGAAGCAAGTACATTTTTGCTTTTATTGTAAAGAGGGTAATATTTCGATGTTTATAGTATTGTATACATAGATTTCACTAATGCTCTTGGTGTTTTATATAGGCAAAGGTTATTTGAAGACTTTTTTAAACAACTGAGTCAATGAAGAAGATATGCATGAGCTTGCATCAGCACTGGAGTTAACTATAGCAGGAGTACTGGAGTAGGTGCTTTTAATGTACGGAAGAAGTACAGATTATTTAGTTGATGACGAATCTTCGTTGTATAATATTATCAAGTGACTACTAATACTAATTGGAGGAGCATCGGTTATGAAGACTTAAAATTAAGAATACGTTCATGGATTAATCATACATAATACATTTCACTTTCAGATGCAAAATGCGTAGTGCGTTTCACTTTCATTGCATTCTGACTTTTAAACCTAGTGTATTTTAGTAACTGCATTTGTTTCTGTATCTGAAAACTGTAAAATATGTTTAGCAAGGTTGAAGAGAAAGATTCAACTATAACTGTTATGAGTTGAAGTGTTAAACGAAACAtgtatttatatactttgattCATCTACTCTAAAAAGAATTTCAAGTTGTATCGCAGTTATCTCCTAATGCCTCATGATCAACTATACTTCTGCATAACTTAATTTAAAAATGAACAATGTACAGTATAATAGTTACTGTAAATTACAATTCAATCATCTGACTATATATCACCTTTTAATCAAATACACTTACCTAActagattacaaaataaaaaatgtttctTCATGTAAACTTATTGATGAAATATAAGTTTATGGCTCAAAAACACAGAAGTTTAGATAAATACTACATTTTAACGAGGGATGCTTGATGGGCGCAACAAACTGATTGTACTTGAGTTATATTGTTCCGATTCACTCCCATTATTACTGTAAGAACTTAACTGAATTTCATATAGATCCGAATACTGAATCTCAGTATGACCAATTAAACTGGTGGTCTCTTCACTGGCATGCTGATTAGTCCATGGATGTttagtagattttctcaatctTTCTATTTCCATTGAAACTTCCTTCATTGTTGGCCTGTCTTTACTATTAAGGCTTAGGCACCTCTTCACAAGTTGAGCAGCTGTTTCAAGTTGCTCGACTGCCACTTCCTTCACTAATCGAGGCTCCAGGATTAGAAAAAGCCGTTTTTCATTTACAGAGGTAATGAAATATGTAGCTAGGTTCCTTTCTTCAGGGGATCTGTCCATAGATATTGGTTTTCTCCCTGTTAACAGCTCCGCAAGGACCACTCCAAAACTATAAACATCACTTTTATCTGTCAACTGGCCTGAGTGAAAGTATTCAGGGTCCAAGTACCCCAAGGTCCCCTGGACTAATGTTGTCACTTGAGTTTGATCTAAAGGTACAAGCCTTGATGCTCCAAAATCCGAAATTTTAGCCACATGATTATCATCGAGTAATATGTTGGCTAACTTGACATCTCTATGGATGACGGGTATGGAAGCTGCAGAGTGAAGGTATGCAAGAGCGCCAGATGATTCAGCAGCAATCCTTAGCCTGTTTTCCCAAGACAGCCATGGCATGCCACCATCTCTGCCATGGACATGTTCCAATAAGGTACCATTTGAGACAAACTCGTAAACCAACAAAGGTACTTCACACTCTAAACAACACCCCATAAGTTTAACAACATTTCTGTGGTTAACTTGTGTAAGGATCACCATCTCGTTGATAAATTGCTCTATCTGACTCTGATCGATTATTTTAGACCTTTTAATTGCAACTACGCGTTGATCTGGTAGAATTCCTTTGTACACTATACCATAACCCCCCTGTCCAAGGATCCTGTCAGAGGCATAATTATTTGTTGCTTTCTTCAGTTCTTCATCAGTGAAAAGTTTTGATGACTCAATGGTAACACCCTCCTTTGACGTATTTTTTTGGTTTAACAGAAGACCTCCGTTTTGCTGGAAAAACTTCTCTCTTGATTGAGTGTATTTTCGTTTCTTCATCACAAAGTATATCCAACTAGCAACAGCGATTAAGGATATGAAACCGAATGACATACCTGCATGCAACCCGTGATAATTTGGGTGATGAACAGAATATAATATtgtactaatatatttattataatgtcTCATTGTGAATTTATCTCCCCTTCAAAGCAATTAATGACAGATTGTTACCTAGGATGAACTTGAGCAGGGGAAACTTGGAGCTTTTAGCAACGCAACCACTGCCATTTTTCCTGCCATCGCCGTCATGATCACCTGGACAAGAACATGTGTAACTCCCTGCAACATTTTTGCATTTTTTCACACAATCATTCTTGGTCGGATCTGCACATTCATCAATATctacaaaaagaagaaaggagaagtaAGAATTCAAGTCATGTTATATTATGCAGCTATGATAAAATCAGGTACGAAATAATCCAAATGAATATGAAACATATCACTGACTTACCTTTACATCCCGGGCTGAGATATGGATTACCCTCATAACCCGGTTCACAACTGCAACGGTAGCCACCTGATCTCACATCTGTATCAACGCAGTAGCTATACGCGTGTTTGCAAGCAAAAGTATCAGGGTCTTGAGCTGCTACAGAACAATTTTTAGGTCTGTCGATCACCCAGTCGAGTACTAAAGGGACAGTATCCTCGATCTTACTCTTCAAGTTTGGATCTTTAAGATCTGAAAGAAGACTATAATTGAACTTGTTTCTTTCCCCCAAAAACGCATAGCTGCAAGGGTTAAAAGCCGAGACATTTAAATGGTTGTCATAGCTTTTGAGCAAGATGTTGAAGAAATTGTAAATATTGAAAGATACTTGGCAACAGCCTGTGCCGAAACATCCATCTTTATCAACTTCCTCCGCATTCCTACATGTAGTACCACATCCTTTACGCAGACCAGCGTCTGCTACAAAATCCGCATCATCATCACAACCAACAACGGTGAACAAATTGGCACTCGAATATGAGTATGGAGTTCCGTCCACTTCAGTTGATCCACGGGACTCTCTGTAAACCAAGCCAGACTGATTATAGCACTTCTCAGCCACGTTATTACTGACGCGGAGCTCGTTGTCTGATATATCAAAAATCTCGATGTTCTTCCAGGATCTTATCAAGGCCTTGGGAGGATTAGTAGAAGTGTTGCAGATAATATCAAACCCGAAATCTCTGAAACATCTGGGACCTTCGTTCCCTTCTGGTTGGATGCCAAAGGGATAGGGTACTTTGAGATCTCCGCATTGACTTTGACATCCCGGCTTTGCAATGTCTTGGACATTCATGATTGTGTGACTCGTGCTGTTATCAATGGTGGCCGCTTCTAGCACTCCAGCACAAACAAGCAAGACAAAAACCAACCGCATTTCGGTTTTCATTTTAAGAAGTATAGTATTTCCGAGTTTATTGATTTATAAACATTCGGAGTTTATAGTAATAAGATAAGAAAAGTCTTACCTGTTCCTGAGGTCTTGTATTAAAGGCTGTTTGTAGAAGTTAACAGGAAAGTTCTTTATCTTGAAAACTTTTTAGCAACTAAAGCAAAACTATATTTAGTGTTGCTTCTTGGTTGATTATTTTGCAATGAAGCCATTTTTGACCAaactattatttttgattcggaATAATTAGGTAAACAGACATTAGCGTTTAATGAGTTctatattatgaatttaataAACTTGGTATTCCTCTCGTGGCCAACTCTGTCTCATACAAATTTCAGAGAACACGGTGTTCGATTTAGTAGACCCTCTGTACAATACTAGTTTCTGCAGACTTTTCAACTATGGGTAAATGGAACTTTTTCTTAAAAACGAAAGAGTTGAATGGTTCTTGTGTCCCTAAAGCAAGACATAAGTTCATTGTTCAAGGGATTCCAGAATACCATATTTAGTGATATACTGATTAATTTCGAATCAAGCTGAGCTTCACATTATCATGTTGAAAACAAATAATTCGTATATAATTTTCTCCACCTGGCCCATGGAACCTGGCCCTGGCTAGACCTTATTTTATTCGACTAATGCATAAAAAATGGAACATTAACATCATTCAAACACAACAAACTAGATTAAATTGCACTAATAACTTTTAACAAATGCATCTACAGGTCTGCTTAATGTACATGTAAACTGCACGTTGTCGACTTATTGTTTATATAACTTATGCAAATCGTGATGATATATGATTTTCTATCTCAGTGAGGTCTCAACGAGGGCTACTTGATGGGAGCAACAAACAAGCAGTTCCCGAGCTATTTTGTTCCGAGTCCTCCAGAATATCATTGGAAGAGCTTAGCTGGATTTCAGAAAAATCTGAAACTGGAGCTTCGTTACTACTTATCAAGCTTTCATTTTCGTCGTGGCCACGCTGATCAGCCCAAGGATGTTTGGTACAATTTCTTAAACCTTCGAGTTCCATCGTAACTTCCTTCATTGTAGGTCTTTCTTCTCCAATAAGGCTAAGGCACCTCTTCACAAGTCGTGCAGCTGCTTCGAGTTGGTCTACTGTCCCTTCTTTCACCACTCGTGGCTCCAGGATTTTAAAAATGCGATTTTCATTCAGAGAGGTGATGAAGTATGTAGCTAGGTTTACATCCTTGGGGGATCTCTCCGCGCAAATTGGTTTTCTTCCTGTTAAGAGCTCTGCGAGGACCACTCCAAAACTATAAACATCGCTTTTGTCAGTCAGCTGGCCTGTGTGGAAGTATTCGGGATCCAAGTACCCCAAGGTCCCTTGAACCAATGTTGTCACTTGGTTTTTATCCAGAGGCACAAGCCTTGATGCTCCGAAGTCTGAAATTTTGGCCACATGACGATCATCCAGTAAAATGTTGGCTAATTTGACATCTCTATGAATGACCGGCATGGAAGCTGCAGAGTGTAGAT
Coding sequences:
- the LOC108220611 gene encoding wall-associated receptor kinase 2; translated protein: MKTEMRLVFVLLVCAGVLEAATIDNSTSHTIMNVQDIAKPGCQSQCGDLKVPYPFGIQPEGNEGPRCFRDFGFDIICNTSTNPPKALIRSWKNIEIFDISDNELRVSNNVAEKCYNQSGLVYRESRGSTEVDGTPYSYSSANLFTVVGCDDDADFVADAGLRKGCGTTCRNAEEVDKDGCFGTGCCQVSFNIYNFFNILLKSYDNHLNVSAFNPCSYAFLGERNKFNYSLLSDLKDPNLKSKIEDTVPLVLDWVIDRPKNCSVAAQDPDTFACKHAYSYCVDTDVRSGGYRCSCEPGYEGNPYLSPGCKDIDECADPTKNDCVKKCKNVAGSYTCSCPGDHDGDGRKNGSGCVAKSSKFPLLKFILGMSFGFISLIAVASWIYFVMKKRKYTQSREKFFQQNGGLLLNQKNTSKEGVTIESSKLFTDEELKKATNNYASDRILGQGGYGIVYKGILPDQRVVAIKRSKIIDQSQIEQFINEMVILTQVNHRNVVKLMGCCLECEVPLLVYEFVSNGTLLEHVHGRDGGMPWLSWENRLRIAAESSGALAYLHSAASIPVIHRDVKLANILLDDNHVAKISDFGASRLVPLDQTQVTTLVQGTLGYLDPEYFHSGQLTDKSDVYSFGVVLAELLTGRKPISMDRSPEERNLATYFITSVNEKRLFLILEPRLVKEVAVEQLETAAQLVKRCLSLNSKDRPTMKEVSMEIERLRKSTKHPWTNQHASEETTSLIGHTEIQYSDLYEIQLSSYSNNGSESEQYNSSTISLLRPSSIPR